From the Opitutia bacterium genome, one window contains:
- a CDS encoding alpha/beta hydrolase → MKLRRLAGVIAGLAVATVSAGAEPTIRDVAYLPAERTEKLDVWLPDARVPRPLPAVLLIHGGGWRSGDKAAPGYREIATECVARGYAVFSINYRLNDSVQEADGKVRHTRSVWPQNYEDCEAALRWVRTEGARLHQIDPNRVAVMGGSAGGQLAMLLGAQHAVEVRAIVSLYGFGRIDRKWLAAFAGRDETETAARAQAASPVGYFGPTSPPLWFAHGTGDVTVPVAHARWFASELEQRRARYVYVEVAGAPHGFFLQTALTDIRPALFAFLERQLAPTP, encoded by the coding sequence ATGAAGCTTCGCAGGCTGGCTGGTGTCATCGCCGGCCTCGCCGTGGCGACCGTGAGTGCCGGCGCTGAGCCGACGATTCGGGATGTCGCGTATTTGCCGGCCGAGCGCACGGAGAAACTGGATGTGTGGCTGCCCGATGCGCGCGTGCCGCGGCCGCTGCCGGCGGTGCTGTTGATCCACGGCGGCGGCTGGCGCAGCGGAGACAAGGCGGCGCCCGGCTACCGGGAAATCGCGACCGAGTGCGTGGCGCGCGGCTATGCGGTGTTTTCGATCAACTATCGCCTGAACGACTCGGTGCAGGAAGCGGACGGCAAGGTTCGCCACACGCGCTCGGTCTGGCCGCAGAATTACGAGGATTGCGAAGCGGCGTTGCGCTGGGTGCGCACCGAGGGCGCGCGGCTTCACCAGATTGACCCGAATCGGGTGGCCGTGATGGGCGGCTCGGCGGGCGGGCAACTCGCGATGCTGCTCGGCGCGCAGCACGCGGTCGAGGTGCGCGCGATCGTCAGCCTTTACGGATTTGGTCGCATCGACAGAAAATGGCTGGCGGCTTTCGCGGGGCGCGATGAGACGGAGACGGCGGCGCGGGCGCAGGCCGCTTCGCCGGTGGGCTATTTCGGTCCGACATCGCCGCCGCTGTGGTTCGCGCACGGCACAGGCGACGTGACCGTGCCCGTCGCGCACGCGCGATGGTTTGCGAGCGAGCTCGAACAACGTCGCGCACGCTACGTCTACGTCGAGGTCGCCGGCGCGCCGCACGGGTTTTTCCTGCAGACGGCGCTGACGGATATTCGCCCGGCGCTGTTCGCGTTTCTCGAGCGACAACTGGCGCCGACGCCGTAG
- a CDS encoding beta-galactosidase has translation MNFRPALLVLSFALGAVLHGATAPAREASPTAGLDWPVLGSVEPRAAKDISAASFWSIGAETYDRNFIDYEKIRDYVGPLGAKHMRVQSGWFRCEPRPGTYEWAWLDRMIDHAVAQGVRPWLQISYGNPAYPGGGDRDLAGGLPTSPEALAAWDRWVQALVTRYQDRVFEWEIWNEPDLNRTGGAKTAAYLDLFVRTATIVRAVQPRSQIWALGLSSKIDYVDEFLAGLKARGGLPLIDAITIHGYPRNPDDTTNLDQLRAVIDKHGATIAVRQGETGAPSQFQDRAALKNIQWTENLQAKWNLRRMLAHRGRDVPMNLFALSDMTYRPAAGGVYVNHKGLLATNRDHSVAYLKPAYRAAQAVYSIFDDTLERIATFPHTSTALRDVALFGYRRASDGATAVTYWFCDAAPSESNGVDRIQLTLPAARFTEPVLVDLRTATVHAIPGVDWSSDEKGGTVFRALPVYDSPLVIIERAALPPRSRAP, from the coding sequence ATGAACTTCCGGCCGGCCCTCCTCGTCCTGAGTTTCGCGCTCGGCGCTGTCCTGCACGGCGCCACAGCGCCTGCGCGCGAGGCATCTCCCACCGCCGGACTCGACTGGCCGGTCCTCGGATCGGTCGAGCCGCGTGCGGCGAAGGACATTTCCGCGGCCTCGTTCTGGTCGATCGGCGCGGAGACTTACGACCGCAACTTCATCGACTACGAAAAAATCCGCGATTACGTCGGCCCGCTCGGGGCGAAGCACATGCGGGTGCAGAGCGGATGGTTTCGCTGCGAACCGCGGCCCGGCACCTACGAGTGGGCGTGGCTCGATCGGATGATCGATCACGCCGTCGCGCAAGGCGTGCGACCGTGGTTACAGATCAGCTATGGCAACCCGGCCTATCCCGGCGGCGGCGATCGCGACCTCGCGGGCGGGTTGCCGACTTCGCCGGAGGCGCTCGCGGCGTGGGATCGGTGGGTGCAGGCGCTCGTGACGCGGTATCAGGATCGCGTTTTCGAGTGGGAAATCTGGAACGAGCCGGACCTGAACCGCACCGGCGGCGCCAAAACTGCCGCCTACCTCGATCTCTTCGTGCGCACCGCAACCATCGTGCGCGCCGTGCAGCCGCGCAGCCAGATCTGGGCGCTCGGGCTCTCGAGCAAGATCGACTACGTCGATGAGTTTCTCGCCGGTCTCAAGGCCCGCGGCGGCTTGCCCCTGATCGATGCGATCACGATCCACGGTTACCCGCGCAATCCCGACGACACAACCAACCTCGATCAGCTCCGCGCCGTGATCGACAAGCATGGTGCGACGATCGCGGTGCGGCAGGGCGAGACGGGTGCGCCGTCGCAATTCCAGGACCGCGCGGCGCTGAAGAACATCCAGTGGACCGAAAATCTTCAGGCGAAGTGGAACCTGCGGCGCATGCTCGCCCACCGCGGACGCGATGTGCCGATGAATCTGTTCGCGCTGTCCGACATGACTTACCGGCCGGCGGCCGGTGGCGTTTATGTGAACCACAAGGGCCTGCTGGCGACGAATCGCGACCACAGCGTGGCCTACCTGAAGCCTGCATACCGCGCCGCGCAGGCGGTCTACTCGATTTTCGACGACACGCTCGAGCGCATCGCCACGTTCCCACACACATCCACGGCACTGCGCGACGTCGCGCTCTTCGGGTATCGGCGCGCGAGCGACGGTGCGACGGCGGTGACGTATTGGTTTTGCGACGCCGCGCCCAGCGAGTCCAACGGCGTGGATCGCATCCAGCTGACGTTGCCCGCAGCCCGCTTTACCGAGCCTGTGCTCGTCGATCTTCGCACCGCGACGGTGCATGCGATTCCCGGCGTCGACTGGTCGTCGGATGAAAAGGGCGGCACGGTTTTCCGCGCCCTTCCGGTCTACGATTCGCCGCTGGTGATCATCGAGCGCGCCGCGCTGCCGCCGCGGTCGCGCGCGCCATGA
- a CDS encoding MFS transporter, with product MTPVSPASETPPAQVAPAAPQTTWRERIGFACGQLPFNFGASGLNTIAYPIYNITLGLSPTLVGIVLAIARLWDGFMDPVVGHVSDNSRSKWGRRRPFIAVGAVLCALTFPIIWLVPPEWSKPAMFGYFLVTTLVFYTAFAVYAVPYLTLGFELSTDSNERVRIHAVRAVVSKLTFFIIPWVFAVAQLPVFKSTVDGMRTLGWIIGGLFLVLGLPAMLLTRERYAARMVAQKKVPARENLRLTFQNRPFLYLVGIVLGLLIGTTLVGNLGIYVNSYYVFGGDTVAGAAMHARAQTLYAVTGMIAVPIVSSLATRYGKLRVIRWCIGCGVLASISEFFFFNREYPWLQYLSMLLLAPSFSGFWVLVDPMKADVADYDEHRTGLRREGMYASVACWLEKTALTLAMLASGFVLDLSGFDVARGGAQDESALLTIRLAFAGVPALFLLGSLILAARYPLNDAEVRRIKSSLDTPVTAR from the coding sequence ATGACACCTGTTTCCCCTGCGAGCGAAACTCCGCCGGCTCAAGTCGCTCCCGCCGCGCCGCAAACCACCTGGCGCGAACGCATCGGTTTCGCGTGCGGCCAGCTGCCTTTCAACTTCGGCGCGTCCGGCCTCAACACGATCGCCTACCCGATCTACAACATCACGCTCGGACTCAGCCCAACGCTCGTCGGCATCGTGCTCGCCATCGCGCGGCTCTGGGACGGCTTCATGGACCCCGTCGTCGGGCACGTCAGCGACAACTCCCGCTCCAAGTGGGGCCGCCGCCGACCGTTCATCGCCGTCGGCGCCGTGTTGTGCGCACTCACCTTCCCCATCATCTGGCTCGTGCCGCCCGAGTGGAGCAAGCCGGCGATGTTCGGCTATTTTCTCGTCACGACCCTCGTGTTCTACACCGCGTTCGCCGTCTACGCGGTGCCCTATCTCACCCTCGGCTTCGAACTCAGCACGGATTCCAACGAGCGGGTGCGCATCCACGCCGTGCGCGCGGTCGTTTCGAAGCTCACATTTTTCATCATCCCGTGGGTCTTCGCCGTCGCGCAGCTGCCGGTGTTCAAGAGCACGGTCGACGGCATGCGCACACTCGGCTGGATCATCGGCGGGCTCTTTCTCGTTCTCGGCCTTCCCGCAATGCTCCTCACGCGCGAACGCTACGCCGCGCGCATGGTCGCCCAGAAAAAGGTCCCCGCACGCGAGAATCTCCGCCTCACGTTCCAGAACCGCCCCTTTCTCTATCTCGTCGGCATCGTCCTCGGCCTGCTGATCGGCACCACGCTCGTCGGCAACCTCGGCATCTACGTCAACAGCTACTACGTTTTCGGCGGCGATACCGTCGCCGGCGCCGCGATGCACGCGCGTGCGCAAACGCTCTACGCCGTCACCGGCATGATCGCCGTGCCGATCGTGTCGTCGCTCGCCACGCGCTACGGCAAGTTGCGGGTCATCCGCTGGTGCATCGGCTGCGGCGTGCTCGCCTCGATCAGCGAATTTTTCTTCTTCAACCGCGAATATCCGTGGCTGCAATACCTCTCGATGCTGCTGCTCGCGCCGAGTTTTTCCGGCTTCTGGGTGCTCGTGGACCCGATGAAAGCCGACGTCGCCGACTACGACGAACACCGCACCGGCCTCCGCCGCGAAGGCATGTATGCGTCCGTCGCTTGCTGGCTCGAGAAAACCGCGCTGACGCTCGCGATGCTCGCCTCCGGCTTCGTGCTCGACCTGTCGGGCTTCGACGTCGCCCGCGGCGGCGCGCAGGACGAATCCGCGCTCCTCACCATCCGCCTCGCTTTCGCCGGTGTGCCGGCACTGTTCCTCCTCGGCAGCCTCATCCTCGCGGCGCGTTATCCGCTGAACGACGCGGAAGTCCGCCGCATCAAGTCGTCCTTGGACACTCCGGTCACCGCGCGCTGA
- a CDS encoding PKD domain-containing protein — protein sequence MSSQPVAYWNGDGFSTEGNNYNYTYLRCRAFDNHDGGFDDKARSANYRDCVALGNKRGFRIWGSNGVMTNCLSAYNASWGDAYPAHGLWVSAGDSVSVSQSTFFNATDEQVYVEAGAQVALNDSILSVDGVFASGAMTNTGVLLNRTIRYTPSTGPDANPNYAAPARTWTGSPANAFDSQTYTSPERGYYQASGTPNIAPIMTIAAGPYASGMTPLTVNFTASATDSDGTIASYAWTFGDGGSSTAQNPSHTYTALGTFTAECIATDNSGAVTVRRVAIQVIAANAGPNHYITPTGAGAHNGSNWANAFGETELQAVFNSLSSGHTVNLGSGTYSLGGTVTMTKSGTSSAPVVVQGVDTGAGLPLFDGTFDNHNNASSNFLSFGSGAMSYITVKNLSFIEHGWVIDMPKIGTTDTLRDHITFENLSFDSVEDAIRIRNCNNVLVRNCHVIRYTKKAFRIGDYSSFVAFQNCSADCTGGNLDYWAKNTPNGFFCEDEAGSLPIIHDITFIDCVARNNGYNQSSGDYWNGDGFSTERGHYNILRIRCQSYDNNDGGFDDKADNLTMIDCVAAGNFRQYRIWGTTGVVLQNCLGANGVEGAATGGSGGTSSPNLVWLRINAQATIRNSTFDSGGSIYLEAGAALTIEDSIVSRNDNTTTFFTGGTVTNNNTATYSLATGTNPQYVARSDTWRGSPVNAYDNATWGTTKGYSSTWTANAISVNISDGTTNSLAATDVVGAVPALNWNNAASSSALTDLVDSLGAATTADVTFGNTNYGYTNNTGMLAAPMDDDAKMMRGQRGHSNNSTVSATVAQVPTEYATYDVYVYWGGRTPLESVPATMTVNLQLWNGTAWVTSETKCIRDDNRVWDASYNESTAPNTTAAVDGNEFVVFRGLTDRTFRISATCGVRTGISGFQIVPR from the coding sequence ATGTCCTCGCAACCCGTCGCCTATTGGAACGGCGACGGCTTCAGCACCGAAGGCAACAACTACAACTACACCTACCTCCGCTGCCGGGCGTTCGACAACCACGACGGCGGCTTCGACGACAAGGCCCGGAGCGCGAACTACCGCGATTGCGTCGCCCTCGGCAACAAACGCGGCTTCCGCATCTGGGGTTCGAACGGCGTGATGACGAACTGTCTCTCCGCCTACAACGCCTCGTGGGGCGACGCCTACCCCGCGCACGGCCTCTGGGTTTCGGCAGGCGACAGCGTCAGCGTCAGCCAGTCGACGTTCTTCAACGCCACCGATGAGCAGGTCTACGTGGAAGCCGGCGCCCAGGTCGCGCTCAACGACTCCATTCTCTCCGTCGACGGCGTCTTCGCCAGCGGCGCGATGACCAACACCGGCGTGCTCCTCAACCGCACCATCCGCTACACGCCGAGCACCGGCCCGGATGCCAATCCAAACTACGCCGCACCGGCGCGCACCTGGACCGGCTCACCCGCCAACGCCTTCGACAGCCAGACCTACACCAGCCCCGAGCGCGGTTATTATCAGGCGAGCGGCACGCCCAACATCGCTCCGATCATGACGATCGCCGCCGGGCCTTACGCTTCCGGCATGACGCCGCTGACGGTCAACTTCACCGCTTCCGCCACCGACAGCGACGGCACGATCGCCTCGTATGCGTGGACCTTCGGCGACGGCGGCTCGTCGACCGCGCAGAATCCGTCGCACACCTACACCGCCCTCGGCACGTTCACCGCCGAGTGCATCGCGACCGACAATTCCGGCGCCGTCACCGTCCGTCGCGTCGCGATCCAGGTGATCGCCGCCAACGCTGGCCCGAACCACTACATCACGCCCACCGGCGCCGGCGCCCACAACGGCTCCAACTGGGCCAATGCCTTCGGCGAAACCGAGCTGCAGGCCGTGTTCAACTCCCTCAGCTCCGGCCACACCGTGAATCTCGGCAGCGGCACCTACTCGCTCGGCGGCACCGTCACGATGACGAAGAGCGGCACGTCCAGCGCGCCCGTGGTCGTCCAAGGCGTCGATACCGGCGCGGGCCTCCCGCTGTTCGACGGCACCTTCGACAACCACAACAACGCCTCGTCGAACTTCCTCAGCTTCGGCAGCGGCGCGATGAGCTACATCACGGTGAAAAACCTCAGCTTCATCGAGCACGGTTGGGTGATCGACATGCCCAAGATCGGCACGACCGATACGCTGCGCGATCACATCACGTTCGAAAATCTGAGCTTCGACTCCGTCGAGGACGCGATCCGCATTCGCAACTGCAACAACGTCCTCGTCCGAAACTGCCACGTGATCCGCTACACGAAGAAAGCCTTCCGCATCGGCGACTACTCGAGCTTCGTCGCATTCCAGAACTGCTCGGCCGACTGCACTGGCGGCAACCTCGACTACTGGGCGAAGAACACGCCCAACGGCTTCTTCTGCGAGGACGAGGCCGGCAGCCTGCCGATCATCCACGACATCACGTTCATCGACTGCGTGGCGCGCAACAACGGCTACAACCAGTCGAGCGGCGACTACTGGAACGGCGACGGCTTCTCCACCGAACGCGGCCACTACAACATCCTCCGCATCCGCTGCCAGTCCTACGACAACAACGACGGCGGCTTCGACGACAAGGCCGACAACCTCACGATGATCGACTGCGTCGCCGCCGGTAATTTCCGCCAGTATCGCATCTGGGGCACCACCGGCGTCGTGTTGCAAAACTGCCTCGGCGCAAACGGCGTCGAAGGCGCCGCCACCGGCGGCTCCGGCGGCACGAGCAGTCCGAACCTCGTCTGGCTGCGCATCAATGCACAGGCCACGATCCGCAACTCCACCTTCGACTCCGGCGGCTCGATCTACCTCGAAGCCGGCGCGGCGCTGACCATCGAGGACAGCATCGTCTCGCGCAACGACAACACCACGACGTTCTTCACCGGCGGCACCGTCACGAACAACAACACCGCCACCTACAGCCTCGCCACCGGCACGAACCCGCAATACGTCGCGCGCTCCGACACTTGGCGCGGCTCGCCGGTCAATGCCTACGACAACGCCACCTGGGGCACGACCAAGGGCTACAGCAGCACATGGACGGCGAACGCGATCAGCGTGAACATCTCGGACGGCACCACGAACTCGCTCGCCGCCACCGACGTGGTCGGCGCAGTGCCCGCCCTGAACTGGAACAACGCCGCCTCGAGCAGCGCGCTGACCGACCTCGTCGACTCGCTCGGCGCCGCCACGACCGCCGATGTCACGTTCGGCAACACAAACTACGGTTACACCAACAACACCGGCATGCTCGCCGCGCCGATGGACGACGACGCCAAAATGATGCGCGGCCAGCGCGGTCACTCCAATAACAGCACCGTGAGCGCCACCGTCGCGCAGGTTCCCACCGAATACGCCACCTACGACGTCTACGTTTATTGGGGCGGCCGCACGCCGCTCGAATCCGTGCCCGCCACGATGACAGTCAACCTCCAGCTCTGGAACGGCACCGCGTGGGTCACCAGCGAGACGAAATGCATCCGCGACGACAACCGCGTGTGGGATGCCAGCTACAACGAATCCACCGCGCCGAACACGACCGCCGCCGTCGACGGCAACGAGTTCGTCGTCTTCCGCGGCCTCACCGACCGCACCTTCCGGATCTCCGCCACATGCGGCGTCCGCACCGGCATCTCCGGTTTCCAAATCGTGCCGCGCTGA
- a CDS encoding LacI family DNA-binding transcriptional regulator: protein MDAVAAAAGVATSTVSRALKGDPRISAATRERIQKIAERMGYRPNPLVSALMVHLRHGHPPAARCNLAWLDFFPQPEDWQHDPVHRAFWTGAAARAEALGYSISRIRATGKPAVSLARSLRNRGIQGVLLPEFAASGGWATSIPLPLEQFTIVSVGTRFERPSLHYSSDDQYECGRLAVQRLWQMGYRRIGYVGETRVERIVNGRFLAGYFSTLQSELGGVALPPLLTERDEEVIPWLRRVAPQGIITANRRLLNVIRRHGVRVPEDVALAHLNVDDVENAAPGDVAGVRQDNAGVGSNAVELLVNLLYQNEVGVPEHPKGLQVHGAWVDGATARPLASA from the coding sequence ATGGACGCGGTCGCGGCTGCGGCCGGTGTAGCGACCAGCACCGTCTCGCGCGCGCTCAAGGGCGATCCGCGCATCAGCGCGGCGACGCGGGAACGCATCCAAAAAATCGCCGAGCGCATGGGCTACCGTCCGAATCCGCTCGTGTCGGCGCTCATGGTGCATTTGCGGCACGGACATCCGCCCGCGGCGCGATGCAATCTGGCGTGGCTCGATTTTTTCCCGCAGCCGGAGGACTGGCAGCACGATCCCGTGCATCGCGCGTTCTGGACGGGCGCGGCGGCGCGGGCCGAGGCGTTGGGTTACTCGATCAGCCGTATTCGTGCGACGGGCAAACCGGCGGTGAGTCTCGCCCGCTCCCTGCGCAATCGCGGCATCCAGGGCGTGCTGCTGCCGGAGTTCGCCGCGAGTGGCGGGTGGGCGACGAGCATTCCGCTGCCGCTCGAGCAGTTCACCATCGTCAGCGTGGGCACGCGGTTCGAGCGGCCTTCGTTGCACTACTCGAGCGACGACCAATACGAGTGCGGCCGCCTTGCGGTGCAACGGCTGTGGCAGATGGGCTACCGTCGCATCGGCTACGTCGGCGAGACGCGCGTGGAGCGCATCGTGAACGGCCGCTTTCTCGCCGGCTATTTTTCCACGCTGCAAAGCGAACTCGGTGGCGTGGCGCTGCCGCCGTTGCTGACCGAGCGCGACGAGGAAGTGATCCCGTGGCTGCGTCGCGTCGCGCCGCAGGGGATCATCACGGCGAATCGCCGCCTATTAAACGTGATTCGGCGCCACGGCGTGCGCGTGCCCGAGGACGTCGCACTCGCGCACCTGAACGTGGACGATGTGGAAAACGCGGCGCCCGGTGACGTCGCCGGCGTGCGACAGGACAACGCCGGCGTCGGCAGCAACGCGGTCGAGCTGCTCGTCAATTTGCTCTATCAAAACGAGGTCGGCGTGCCCGAGCACCCGAAAGGACTGCAGGTGCACGGGGCGTGGGTCGACGGCGCGACGGCACGCCCGCTAGCCAGTGCGTGA
- a CDS encoding TonB-dependent receptor plug domain-containing protein, with protein sequence MKTPSALRSALPRLLIATGFAATLVQPALAQSTSATTPSGSDDTVVLSPFVVNTSKDVGYVANTTLSGTRTNTDLKDVANPLDVFTSELMRDLSIQDIQDLTLFANGVEPNGAGGFNSDGQEREVWNYNYMQIRGFKTGVLTRNFMDLNAQFEAYNSERVEFSKGPNAILAGSGNPGGTVNYATKTPRLQKSSYAVEHRTSDLGNQRVSTDLNQVLVANKLAIRLNALWEDEESYRHPSYEKQEAWHLTGSWQPWRGTTLTAGYEDRDSKRASPRGIFARDRVTAWKNAGSPIVTAVPSNNNVVVAGLSGTRAASTLGMATLNGTNWVLDSDGVIRNTVRTARGDVISVNTVNLDTAATSLDFPRDVWIGGANGINDSRWKIAEANLTQQITPDLFLEVAYGDTDNRVRQGNSVSRELYVDPNSFGDNTHPGQLYAETRPFWIDRGIYINHFRTTASYNLDLTKRSKWLGKHSFAAAYEHNEREEWQDNGRLTLTQTPTGPVTGSMQSAPAFNIRDYIDIDRGIISQRDLRDLYYSDGIEQGGYVARFVRRESYAAVHTLTKQNSMLGVWQSRWLEDRIVGTIGLREDRRAEAVAPMVLDATGIWVPQTLVAGTPAGSTHPRYAAFTAAPKYDSGISRNYGVVGHATRWLSFAYNHATNFSPRVESRGLFGDYLEPSTGESNDYSMRLSLLDDRVSVTLTHYETSEIGSATNGTGINSPVTAMSEIEDILVDNGLSTVNPIVGVWTTADRTAKGEELLIVGNPTPNWTFRLSANRLVNRQQNLAPDVRAYYAERMPFYEAQNPALISPGETLTLGDRITQAKTAYGLMNTRENVQVFPASEYNAQATAKYSFGRESRFKGLALGGTTSWNSAPIIGYYRNANNTFDAARPVEGADRLRLDFVASYERRLAKRVLWRVQLNVYNVFDNDDPYPIGAVNSADNANFTWVNTTYRPMDGRIITLTNTFTF encoded by the coding sequence ATGAAAACCCCCTCCGCACTCCGCTCCGCGCTGCCGCGTCTCCTGATCGCGACAGGGTTTGCCGCCACTTTGGTTCAGCCGGCGTTGGCTCAGAGCACTTCCGCGACCACTCCCTCCGGTTCGGACGACACCGTCGTGCTCAGTCCGTTCGTCGTGAACACCTCGAAGGACGTCGGCTACGTGGCCAACACCACGCTCTCCGGCACCCGCACCAACACCGACCTAAAGGACGTCGCGAATCCGCTCGACGTTTTCACAAGCGAGTTGATGCGCGACCTTTCGATCCAGGACATCCAGGACCTCACGCTCTTCGCCAACGGCGTCGAACCCAACGGCGCCGGCGGGTTCAACAGCGACGGTCAGGAGCGCGAAGTTTGGAACTACAACTACATGCAGATTCGCGGATTCAAGACCGGCGTCTTGACCCGCAATTTCATGGACCTGAACGCGCAGTTCGAAGCCTACAATTCCGAGCGCGTCGAATTTTCGAAAGGCCCCAACGCGATCCTCGCTGGCTCGGGCAATCCCGGCGGCACGGTGAACTACGCGACCAAGACGCCGCGCCTGCAGAAATCCAGCTACGCGGTGGAACATCGCACCAGCGATCTGGGCAATCAGCGCGTGTCGACGGATCTCAACCAGGTGCTCGTCGCCAACAAACTCGCGATTCGCTTGAATGCTCTCTGGGAAGATGAGGAATCCTACCGCCACCCGAGCTACGAAAAGCAGGAGGCGTGGCACCTTACCGGGTCGTGGCAGCCGTGGCGGGGCACGACGCTCACGGCCGGTTACGAGGACCGTGACTCCAAGCGCGCCAGTCCGCGCGGCATCTTTGCGCGCGACCGCGTGACCGCGTGGAAAAACGCCGGTTCGCCCATCGTGACGGCGGTGCCGTCGAACAACAACGTGGTCGTGGCGGGCCTCAGCGGCACGCGCGCCGCCAGCACGCTCGGCATGGCCACGCTGAACGGCACCAATTGGGTGCTCGATTCCGATGGTGTGATCCGCAACACCGTGCGCACCGCGCGCGGTGACGTCATCAGCGTCAACACCGTCAATCTCGATACTGCCGCGACGAGCCTCGATTTCCCGCGCGACGTCTGGATCGGCGGCGCCAACGGCATCAACGACAGCCGCTGGAAAATCGCCGAGGCCAACCTCACTCAGCAGATCACGCCCGATCTCTTCCTCGAGGTCGCCTACGGTGACACGGACAATCGCGTCCGCCAGGGCAACAGCGTCAGCCGCGAACTCTACGTCGATCCGAACAGCTTCGGCGACAACACGCACCCCGGCCAGCTCTACGCGGAGACGCGCCCGTTCTGGATCGACCGCGGCATCTACATTAATCACTTCCGCACCACCGCTTCCTACAACCTCGACCTCACGAAGCGCAGCAAATGGCTCGGCAAGCACTCCTTCGCCGCCGCCTACGAGCACAACGAGCGCGAAGAGTGGCAGGACAACGGTCGTCTGACGCTCACGCAAACGCCGACGGGCCCGGTCACGGGCAGCATGCAGAGCGCGCCCGCCTTCAACATTCGCGACTACATCGACATCGATCGCGGCATCATCAGCCAGCGCGACCTGCGCGATCTCTACTATTCCGATGGCATCGAGCAGGGCGGCTACGTCGCGCGCTTCGTCCGTCGCGAGAGCTATGCCGCGGTCCACACGCTCACGAAGCAGAATTCGATGCTCGGCGTCTGGCAGAGCCGCTGGCTGGAGGATCGCATCGTCGGCACCATCGGTCTGCGCGAGGATCGTCGCGCCGAGGCCGTGGCCCCGATGGTGCTCGACGCCACGGGCATCTGGGTGCCGCAGACGCTGGTGGCCGGCACACCGGCGGGCAGCACGCATCCGCGTTACGCCGCGTTCACCGCTGCGCCGAAATACGACAGCGGCATCTCGCGCAACTACGGCGTCGTCGGACACGCCACGCGCTGGCTGAGCTTCGCCTACAACCACGCGACGAATTTCTCGCCTCGCGTCGAGAGCCGCGGCCTGTTCGGCGATTACCTCGAGCCGTCGACAGGCGAGTCCAACGACTACAGCATGCGCCTGTCGCTCCTCGACGACCGCGTTTCGGTCACGCTTACCCACTATGAGACGAGCGAGATCGGCTCCGCCACCAACGGCACGGGCATCAACTCGCCTGTCACGGCGATGAGCGAAATCGAGGACATCCTCGTCGACAACGGCCTCTCCACCGTCAACCCGATCGTCGGTGTCTGGACGACTGCCGACCGCACCGCGAAGGGCGAGGAACTCCTCATCGTCGGCAATCCGACCCCGAATTGGACGTTCCGTCTTTCCGCCAACCGCCTGGTCAACCGCCAGCAGAATCTCGCGCCCGATGTGCGCGCCTACTACGCCGAGCGGATGCCGTTCTACGAGGCGCAGAATCCGGCTCTCATTTCCCCGGGCGAGACGCTCACGCTTGGCGATCGCATCACGCAGGCGAAGACCGCCTACGGCCTGATGAACACGCGCGAAAACGTGCAGGTGTTCCCGGCCAGCGAATACAACGCGCAGGCGACGGCGAAATACAGCTTCGGACGCGAGAGCCGCTTCAAGGGCTTGGCGCTCGGCGGCACCACGAGCTGGAACAGCGCTCCGATCATCGGCTACTACCGCAATGCCAACAACACGTTCGACGCCGCGCGTCCCGTGGAAGGCGCCGACCGCCTGCGCCTCGACTTCGTGGCGTCCTACGAGCGCCGCCTGGCGAAGCGCGTGCTCTGGCGGGTGCAGCTCAACGTCTACAACGTCTTCGACAACGACGACCCGTATCCGATCGGCGCCGTGAATTCCGCCGACAATGCGAACTTCACGTGGGTGAACACGACATATCGTCCGATGGACGGCCGGATCATCACGCTCACCAACACGTTCACGTTTTGA